The Streptococcus mitis genome has a segment encoding these proteins:
- the gtfB gene encoding accessory Sec system glycosylation chaperone GtfB produces MIELYDRYSQESQDLHESLVATGLSQLGVVIDADGFLPDGLVSPFTYYLGYEDGKPLYFNQVPVPAFWEISGNNQSARIEDMTQERAVIHYADGMQARLVKQVDWKDLEGRVRQVDHYNRFGACFATTTYSADSEPVMTVYQDVNGQEVLLENHVTGDILLTLPGQPMRYFANKVEFITFFLQDLELDKHQIVFNTLATPFLVSFHHPDKSGSDVLVWQEPLYDAIPGNMQLILESDDVRTKKIIIPNKATYERALELTDEKYHDQFVHLGYHYQFKRDNFLRRDALILTNSDQIEQVEAIVEALPDVTFRIAAVTEMSSKLLDMLRYPNVVLYQNASPQKIQELYQLSDIYLDINHSNELLQAVRQAFEHNLLILGFNQTVHNKLYIAPDHLFESSEVSALVETIKLALSDVDQMRQALGKQGQHANYVDLVRYQETMQTVLGG; encoded by the coding sequence ATGATTGAACTTTATGATCGTTATAGTCAGGAAAGTCAAGATTTACATGAAAGTCTAGTAGCTACTGGTCTTTCTCAACTTGGAGTGGTCATCGATGCAGATGGTTTTCTGCCTGATGGTCTGGTATCTCCTTTTACCTATTATCTAGGTTACGAGGATGGAAAACCTCTCTATTTTAACCAAGTCCCTGTTCCAGCTTTTTGGGAAATTTCAGGCAATAATCAGTCTGCTCGTATTGAGGATATGACACAGGAGAGAGCTGTTATTCATTATGCTGATGGAATGCAGGCTCGCTTGGTTAAGCAAGTAGATTGGAAAGACCTGGAAGGTCGAGTCCGTCAAGTTGATCATTACAATCGTTTCGGAGCTTGTTTTGCTACAACGACCTACAGTGCAGATAGTGAGCCGGTGATGACGGTTTACCAAGATGTCAATGGTCAGGAGGTGTTACTTGAAAACCATGTGACGGGTGATATCTTATTGACCTTACCTGGTCAACCTATGCGTTACTTTGCTAATAAGGTTGAATTTATTACCTTCTTTTTGCAAGATTTGGAGTTAGATAAGCATCAGATTGTCTTTAATACTCTAGCGACTCCTTTCTTGGTTTCCTTCCATCACCCAGATAAATCTGGCTCAGATGTTTTGGTTTGGCAGGAACCTCTCTATGATGCCATTCCAGGTAATATGCAGTTGATTTTGGAAAGCGATGATGTGCGTACTAAGAAAATCATCATTCCAAACAAGGCGACTTATGAACGTGCTTTAGAGTTGACTGACGAGAAATACCATGATCAGTTTGTGCACTTGGGTTACCATTATCAGTTTAAACGGGATAATTTCCTAAGACGAGATGCCTTAATCTTGACTAATTCAGATCAGATTGAGCAAGTAGAAGCAATCGTAGAAGCCCTGCCTGATGTCACTTTCCGTATTGCGGCGGTGACAGAGATGTCTTCTAAGCTCTTAGACATGCTTCGCTATCCTAATGTGGTCCTTTATCAGAACGCTAGTCCACAGAAGATTCAGGAGCTGTATCAATTGTCGGATATTTACTTGGATATCAATCACAGCAATGAGTTGTTGCAGGCGGTGCGTCAGGCCTTTGAGCACAATCTCTTGATTCTGGGCTTCAATCAGACGGTCCACAATAAACTTTATATTGCTCCAGACCATTTATTTGAAAGTAGTGAAGTTTCTGCTTTGGTTGAGACAATTAAACTGGCTCTTTCAGATGTTGATCAAATGCGTCAGGCACTTGGCAAACAAGGCCAACATGCAAATTATGTTGACTTGGTGCGATATCAGGAAACCATGCAAACTGTTTTAGGAGGCTAA
- the gtfA gene encoding accessory Sec system glycosyltransferase GtfA, whose protein sequence is MTIYNINLGIGWASSGVEYAQAYRAGIFRSLNLPSKFIFTDMILADNIEHLTSNIAFDDEQVIWLYNHFTDIKIAPTSVTVADVLATVDGVESCREKNGKVLRIFFSDQDKFVTCYLVDENKDLVQHVEYVFKGNLIRKDYFSYTRYCSEYFAPKDNVAVLYQRTFYNENGTPAYDILMNQGKEEVYRFKDKVFYGKPAFMRAFMKSLNLNKSDLVILDRETGIGQVVFEEAQAAHLAVVVHAEHYSENATNEDYILWNNYYDYQFTNADKVDFFIVSTDRQNEVLQEQFAKYTHHRPKIVTIPVGSIDSLTESSQGRKPFSLITASRLAKEKHIDWLVKAVIEARKEIPELTFDIYGSGGEDALLRDIIATHKAEDYIQLKGHAELSQIYSQYEVYLTASTSEGFGLTLMEAIGSGLPLIGFDVPYGNQTFIEDGQNGYLIPSSSDHVEDQIKQAYEAKICQLYQENRLEAMRAHSYQIAEGFLTEEILEKWKKTVEEVLHD, encoded by the coding sequence ATGACAATTTACAATATAAATTTAGGAATTGGTTGGGCCAGTAGCGGTGTAGAATATGCTCAAGCCTATCGTGCCGGTATTTTTCGAAGTTTGAATTTACCCTCTAAATTTATCTTTACAGATATGATTTTAGCTGATAACATTGAGCATTTAACATCCAATATTGCTTTTGATGATGAGCAAGTTATCTGGCTTTATAATCACTTTACAGATATCAAGATTGCACCGACTAGTGTAACAGTTGCTGATGTCTTAGCTACTGTTGACGGTGTTGAAAGTTGTAGAGAAAAGAATGGCAAGGTTTTGCGTATCTTCTTTTCTGACCAAGATAAGTTTGTCACCTGTTATTTGGTGGATGAGAATAAGGACTTGGTCCAACATGTGGAGTATGTATTTAAGGGGAACCTGATTCGGAAAGATTACTTCTCTTATACTCGTTATTGTAGCGAATACTTTGCTCCCAAGGACAATGTTGCAGTGTTATACCAACGAACTTTTTACAATGAAAACGGAACTCCAGCCTATGATATCTTGATGAATCAAGGGAAGGAAGAAGTTTACCGTTTTAAGGATAAGGTTTTCTATGGGAAGCCAGCTTTCATGCGTGCTTTTATGAAATCCTTGAATTTGAACAAGTCTGATTTGGTTATTCTGGATAGGGAGACAGGTATTGGACAGGTTGTGTTTGAGGAAGCACAGGCAGCACATCTAGCGGTAGTTGTTCATGCGGAGCATTATAGTGAAAATGCTACAAACGAGGACTATATCCTTTGGAACAACTATTATGACTATCAGTTTACCAATGCAGATAAGGTTGATTTCTTTATCGTATCAACTGACAGACAAAATGAAGTGTTGCAAGAGCAATTTGCCAAATATACACATCACCGACCAAAGATTGTTACCATTCCTGTAGGTAGTATTGATTCCTTGACTGAGTCAAGTCAAGGACGTAAGCCATTTTCATTGATTACTGCTTCACGTCTTGCCAAAGAAAAACACATTGACTGGTTGGTCAAGGCGGTTATCGAGGCGCGTAAGGAAATCCCTGAATTGACCTTTGATATTTATGGTAGTGGCGGAGAAGACGCTCTTCTTCGAGACATTATTGCTACTCATAAGGCAGAGGATTATATCCAACTCAAGGGGCATGCGGAACTTTCGCAGATTTATAGCCAGTATGAGGTCTACTTGACGGCTTCAACCAGCGAAGGATTTGGTCTGACCTTGATGGAAGCTATTGGTTCAGGACTTCCTCTAATTGGTTTTGATGTTCCTTATGGTAATCAGACCTTTATAGAAGATGGGCAAAATGGTTATTTGATACCAAGTTCATCTGATCATGTAGAAGACCAAATCAAGCAAGCTTATGAAGCTAAGATTTGTCAATTGTATCAAGAAAATCGTTTGGAAGCTATGCGTGCCCATTCTTATCAAATTGCAGAAGGTTTCTTAACCGAAGAAATTTTAGAAAAGTGGAAGAAAACAGTAGAGGAGGTGCTCCATGATTGA
- the asp3 gene encoding accessory Sec system protein Asp3, whose protein sequence is MIIKRNKEIYWGEFRGASLGVLAENSFLYGSVVIYHSRDHVYFENSMVNSGTMIHEWTSSFNFQGNRLTPTLPLLKKGHRYRLVSQMTVQPQNGLYFRLIFMDRYDKQVDQVIEKDFDFTFTYPEEAYHYKVQLLSAGLQSVDFHSFSIEEDYSKQDVE, encoded by the coding sequence ATGATTATCAAACGGAATAAAGAAATTTATTGGGGAGAATTTCGAGGGGCCAGCTTAGGAGTTTTAGCAGAGAATAGCTTTTTATATGGGTCAGTCGTTATCTACCATTCACGTGATCATGTTTATTTTGAAAATAGTATGGTGAATTCTGGTACTATGATTCATGAGTGGACCTCAAGTTTTAATTTTCAGGGAAATCGCTTAACCCCAACCTTACCTCTTTTAAAAAAGGGCCATCGTTACCGTTTGGTTAGTCAGATGACTGTTCAACCTCAAAATGGTTTATATTTTAGACTCATTTTTATGGATCGTTACGATAAGCAGGTTGATCAAGTGATTGAAAAAGATTTTGATTTCACCTTTACCTATCCAGAAGAGGCCTATCATTACAAAGTACAGCTGTTGAGCGCAGGTCTTCAATCAGTTGACTTTCATTCATTTTCAATAGAAGAGGATTATTCTAAACAAGATGTGGAATAA
- the secA2 gene encoding accessory Sec system translocase SecA2, translating to MWNNNRQLSKVKKILHQINLKKEEMASLTDDELAGKTQEFKERLTAGESLDDILVEAFAVVREADKRILGMFPYDVQVMGGIVIHQGNVAEMNTGEGKTLTATMPVYLNALSGQGVMLVTTNDYLAKRDAEEMGQVYEFLGLTIRIPFPEEDDDEELTPEDKREVYSADVVYTTNSGLGFDYLLDNLASSEDKKYMPEFNFVIIDEVDAVLLDSAQIPLVISGSPRVQSNFYEIIDTLMTTLVEGQDYIFKEEKKEVWLTTKGAKTAESFLGIDNLYSEENSVLARHLIFALRAHTLFKRDKDYIIRKGEKDEELVLLDQGTGRLLEMTKLQGGLHQAIEAKEHVSLSEETRAMASITYQSLFKKFKKISGMTGTGKVAEKEFLETYGMSVIRIPTNRKNQRIDYSDNLYVTLPEKVYASLAEIKYYHEKGNPLLIFVGSVEMSELYSSLLLREGIAHNVLNAHNAAREAQMIAESGRMGAVTVATSMAGRGTDIKLGPGVAELGGLVVIGTERMESKRIDLQIRGRSGRQGDPGLSKFFVSLEDDVIKKFGPPWVHKMYKDYTVNQQISPDPLEGRRYRKLVEKAQKASDSAARSARSQTLEYAESMNIQREMVYSQRNRLIDGTEDLDGFVVDVLDEFIKKSLSNEQFESKEELYHFIVKNISFLYHAVPQELDITDKDAIKRVLETTVQKSLEEKRTLLEIHDFFSDFQRLALLKAIDDNWVEQVDYLQQLTFAIGGQSAAQKNPIVEYYQEAYHGFEEMKRQVKKDMVRNLLLSRVDISPKGEIVTHFP from the coding sequence ATGTGGAATAACAATAGACAATTGAGCAAGGTGAAAAAAATCTTGCATCAAATCAATCTAAAAAAAGAAGAGATGGCCTCGCTAACAGATGATGAATTAGCAGGTAAAACACAAGAATTTAAAGAGAGATTAACTGCTGGAGAAAGCTTAGATGATATTCTAGTAGAGGCTTTTGCGGTTGTCAGAGAGGCTGATAAGCGAATCTTGGGGATGTTTCCCTATGATGTACAAGTCATGGGTGGGATTGTCATCCACCAAGGGAATGTTGCTGAGATGAATACAGGTGAGGGTAAAACTCTGACTGCTACGATGCCGGTTTACCTCAATGCTTTGTCAGGGCAAGGTGTCATGCTAGTGACTACTAATGACTATCTTGCTAAGCGTGATGCAGAAGAAATGGGACAAGTCTACGAATTCCTAGGATTGACGATTCGGATTCCTTTTCCTGAAGAAGATGATGATGAAGAGTTAACACCAGAGGATAAGCGGGAAGTTTATAGTGCAGATGTGGTGTATACTACTAACAGTGGTCTTGGTTTTGACTATTTGCTTGATAATCTAGCTTCTAGTGAGGATAAAAAATATATGCCAGAATTTAACTTTGTCATCATAGATGAAGTTGATGCAGTCCTGCTAGATAGCGCTCAAATACCACTTGTTATTTCAGGCTCACCTAGAGTACAGTCTAATTTCTATGAAATTATTGATACCTTGATGACAACTCTAGTTGAGGGCCAAGACTATATCTTTAAAGAAGAGAAAAAAGAAGTATGGCTCACTACTAAGGGCGCTAAAACTGCGGAGAGCTTTTTAGGTATTGATAATCTCTATTCCGAAGAGAATAGCGTACTAGCAAGACACTTAATCTTTGCTCTACGAGCTCATACCTTATTTAAAAGGGATAAAGACTATATTATTCGTAAGGGCGAGAAAGACGAAGAACTTGTATTGCTAGATCAAGGTACGGGACGTTTATTAGAAATGACCAAATTACAGGGTGGGTTACACCAAGCCATTGAGGCAAAAGAGCATGTTTCTTTGTCTGAAGAAACTCGGGCAATGGCTTCGATTACCTACCAAAGCTTATTTAAGAAGTTTAAAAAAATTTCTGGGATGACTGGAACAGGAAAGGTTGCAGAGAAAGAGTTTTTAGAAACTTATGGGATGTCAGTCATTCGAATTCCTACTAATCGTAAGAATCAACGAATTGATTATTCAGATAATCTCTATGTTACCCTACCTGAAAAAGTGTATGCTTCACTTGCTGAGATTAAATATTATCATGAAAAGGGTAATCCTTTATTGATTTTTGTTGGATCCGTAGAAATGTCTGAACTCTACTCCTCCCTATTGTTACGGGAAGGAATTGCTCATAACGTTTTAAATGCTCATAATGCGGCGCGTGAAGCTCAGATGATTGCTGAATCGGGACGTATGGGGGCTGTAACAGTTGCGACTTCAATGGCTGGTCGAGGTACAGATATTAAACTTGGACCAGGAGTTGCGGAGCTTGGAGGCTTGGTGGTTATTGGTACGGAGCGAATGGAAAGTAAGCGAATTGACTTACAGATTAGAGGGCGTTCTGGTCGCCAAGGAGATCCAGGACTATCGAAATTTTTTGTCTCACTAGAAGACGATGTTATCAAGAAGTTTGGTCCTCCTTGGGTTCATAAGATGTATAAGGATTATACAGTAAACCAGCAGATAAGCCCTGACCCCCTAGAAGGAAGGCGTTATCGGAAATTAGTAGAAAAAGCACAGAAAGCAAGCGATAGCGCTGCTAGATCAGCGAGAAGTCAAACATTAGAATATGCTGAGAGTATGAATATCCAGAGAGAGATGGTCTATAGTCAAAGAAACCGCTTGATTGATGGGACTGAGGATCTAGATGGTTTTGTTGTAGATGTACTAGATGAGTTCATAAAAAAGAGTTTGTCAAACGAACAATTTGAAAGCAAAGAGGAATTGTATCACTTTATCGTAAAAAATATCAGTTTTCTTTATCATGCAGTTCCTCAAGAGTTGGATATTACGGATAAGGATGCTATCAAACGAGTTTTGGAGACAACAGTCCAAAAAAGTCTAGAAGAGAAACGAACACTTCTGGAAATTCATGACTTCTTTTCAGATTTTCAGCGTTTGGCCTTGCTAAAGGCCATTGATGATAATTGGGTTGAACAAGTAGACTATCTTCAACAATTAACTTTTGCGATTGGCGGGCAATCAGCTGCTCAAAAGAATCCTATTGTCGAGTATTATCAAGAAGCTTATCATGGATTTGAAGAGATGAAAAGGCAAGTGAAGAAGGATATGGTTCGAAACCTTCTACTGAGCAGAGTAGATATTTCTCCAAAAGGTGAAATCGTGACTCATTTTCCATAA
- the asp1 gene encoding accessory Sec system protein Asp1: protein MYYFIPFLENNNQSWQASIVPWYRTPYRLEFDDVLHQIRIFKRQELESKILWLTYHPHLRYLLHRQDLLESEVFSVFDAIQNIENEEMHPLQLKDLAWDEDCDFIYTPFVIAVKQQGALYAEIEYGSEGFISYITYFKDNQVDFICYFDDRGFLSSLVEYRDQRPATRYYYNAIGQWQLRENLQGEQPVVKVNPAVGYRFGKLTYDSIDEVIWEFLIKFLNRDYEVGDSFVLAANTKFQNQLLERLPEKAPKIISFFIERNQADNLQDHRQVVEKSRFLISDRKDFLERLQETYPQFASKMHHLPSFDTRLKLGVSQRLKESKIYVQLDVQMQQDPKVLYEILHFVSKNPLTEVVFSLFNAEGYQIEDLQNQLDMLIMERLNPRDLLKDSVLSDAENTLEENTRDDYRFKIINLNDEMGLIRELEYTRLIVDLNPVANIYTQIAGISAGIPQINLKESEYVTHLQNGYILSDLSEFSKAGHYFLDTLKHWNQALIYSIDKIRQNTGDQFVDKWEKWLEEANSE, encoded by the coding sequence ATGTATTATTTCATCCCTTTTTTAGAAAATAACAATCAATCTTGGCAGGCAAGTATTGTACCTTGGTATAGGACTCCTTATCGCTTAGAATTTGATGATGTGTTGCACCAAATTCGAATTTTTAAACGCCAAGAACTAGAATCTAAGATACTATGGTTGACTTATCATCCTCATCTGCGTTACTTGCTACATAGACAAGATCTATTAGAGTCGGAAGTCTTTTCTGTTTTTGATGCTATACAAAATATTGAAAATGAGGAGATGCATCCTTTGCAATTAAAGGATTTAGCGTGGGATGAAGATTGTGACTTTATCTATACTCCCTTTGTGATTGCAGTTAAACAGCAAGGGGCACTTTATGCTGAAATTGAATATGGTTCAGAAGGCTTTATCAGCTACATCACGTATTTTAAAGATAACCAAGTTGATTTTATTTGCTATTTTGATGATCGTGGTTTTTTGTCTAGTCTTGTAGAGTATAGGGATCAAAGACCAGCTACTCGTTATTATTACAACGCTATTGGTCAGTGGCAATTAAGGGAAAATTTGCAAGGAGAACAGCCGGTTGTAAAGGTAAATCCAGCAGTAGGCTATCGTTTTGGAAAATTAACTTATGATAGTATAGATGAGGTTATCTGGGAATTCTTAATAAAATTTTTAAATCGAGATTATGAGGTTGGAGATTCATTTGTCTTGGCAGCTAACACCAAGTTTCAAAATCAATTGTTAGAAAGATTGCCAGAAAAGGCTCCTAAAATTATAAGTTTCTTTATTGAAAGAAATCAAGCAGATAATTTACAAGATCATCGTCAGGTAGTGGAGAAGTCCAGATTTTTGATTAGTGATCGGAAAGATTTTCTTGAGCGATTACAAGAGACCTATCCCCAATTTGCTTCAAAAATGCATCATTTACCTTCTTTTGATACGCGTTTGAAATTAGGAGTTAGTCAACGATTAAAGGAATCAAAAATTTATGTCCAACTAGATGTACAGATGCAACAAGATCCAAAAGTTTTGTATGAAATCTTACATTTTGTCTCGAAAAATCCTTTGACGGAGGTTGTTTTTTCGTTATTCAATGCAGAAGGTTATCAAATTGAAGATTTGCAAAATCAACTCGATATGCTGATTATGGAGCGTCTTAACCCGAGGGATCTATTAAAGGATTCTGTGTTATCTGATGCAGAAAATACATTAGAGGAAAATACTAGAGATGATTATCGCTTTAAGATTATCAATCTAAATGATGAGATGGGCTTAATTCGTGAGTTAGAATATACTCGTTTAATTGTTGATTTGAATCCAGTCGCTAATATTTACACACAGATTGCAGGGATTAGTGCAGGAATTCCTCAAATCAACTTAAAAGAGTCAGAATATGTGACTCACTTACAAAATGGTTATATTCTATCAGATTTATCAGAGTTTAGTAAGGCAGGACACTACTTTTTAGATACCCTGAAACATTGGAATCAAGCCTTAATTTACTCAATTGATAAGATTCGACAAAATACAGGTGATCAATTTGTAGACAAGTGGGAAAAATGGTTAGAGGAGGCAAATAGTGAGTAA
- the asp2 gene encoding accessory Sec system protein Asp2: MSNKLQILQIGTKNWSHDCELPENMDWHFFWPGSTTAIRKVMKMEGLKTFSAVLVENPEHLSDLLPLMRMVTPYTIFYPDTAEPQTEDVQDFLKKTCAQTADFSNPAELLRLLSKALFRGQYGDKLVAIDMIVNPAFTGQVRYNGYENLELLGKYGDDFRPLISWKYNIRASEFNPVELWLEYEKDWTCDIRLVVRNIQDGSTAGFVKERVFTVEDMETALVLDDDFSSFISISLEARGAGRLRIGALHQRLTRYQFGKYVLGGGIIHNDKREEINYFFYPGDFKPPLNIYFSGYRRAEGFEGFGIMKYLGAPFILFSDPRIDGGAFYLGDEYLENGIRNVIQEYLDLLGFSNKELILSGMSMGTYGSMYYSSFFEPRAVIVAKPLTNLGLIAERGRLEAPGIFPTAFDILRHHSKGDASIDAMRALDDRFWTAFKKADFSQTIFGLSYMKEEDYDPRAFEGLVEALYHSGAHIMVKGTSGRHNDDSATSTTWFMNFYKIVLEQNFGRKF; the protein is encoded by the coding sequence GTGAGTAATAAATTACAGATTTTGCAGATAGGAACTAAAAATTGGAGCCATGACTGTGAACTTCCTGAAAATATGGATTGGCATTTCTTTTGGCCAGGATCAACGACTGCCATAAGGAAGGTCATGAAAATGGAAGGATTAAAGACTTTTTCAGCTGTTTTAGTTGAAAATCCTGAGCATCTATCTGATTTGCTTCCTTTGATGAGAATGGTGACTCCTTATACTATTTTCTATCCCGATACAGCTGAACCTCAAACAGAAGATGTTCAAGATTTTTTGAAAAAAACTTGTGCTCAAACAGCAGACTTTTCAAATCCAGCAGAACTGTTACGACTCCTATCTAAGGCCTTGTTTAGAGGTCAGTATGGGGATAAGTTAGTTGCGATTGATATGATTGTCAATCCTGCTTTTACGGGGCAGGTTCGTTATAATGGTTATGAAAATTTAGAACTATTAGGGAAGTACGGTGACGACTTCCGCCCCTTAATTAGCTGGAAGTATAATATCCGAGCAAGCGAGTTTAACCCAGTAGAACTCTGGCTAGAATATGAGAAAGATTGGACTTGTGATATTCGCCTTGTTGTTCGGAATATCCAAGATGGGTCCACTGCTGGTTTTGTTAAAGAACGAGTTTTTACAGTTGAGGATATGGAGACCGCCCTTGTATTGGACGATGATTTTTCCTCATTTATCAGTATTTCTCTAGAAGCGCGAGGAGCAGGACGTCTGAGAATCGGAGCTCTTCACCAGCGTTTAACACGCTACCAATTTGGTAAGTATGTTCTTGGTGGTGGCATTATTCATAATGACAAGCGTGAGGAAATCAATTACTTCTTCTATCCAGGAGACTTTAAGCCACCTCTGAATATCTACTTTTCTGGTTATCGACGAGCAGAAGGGTTTGAAGGTTTTGGTATTATGAAATATTTGGGAGCTCCTTTTATCTTATTTTCTGATCCTCGGATAGATGGTGGAGCCTTCTATTTAGGTGATGAATATCTTGAAAATGGGATTCGAAATGTTATTCAAGAGTATTTAGATTTGTTAGGATTTTCAAATAAGGAATTAATCCTTTCAGGGATGTCTATGGGAACCTATGGTTCTATGTATTATAGCTCTTTTTTTGAACCCCGAGCAGTTATAGTTGCTAAACCCTTAACCAATCTTGGCTTGATAGCTGAAAGAGGTAGACTCGAAGCACCTGGAATTTTCCCGACTGCTTTTGATATTTTACGTCATCATTCTAAGGGAGATGCTAGCATAGATGCCATGAGAGCACTGGATGACCGCTTTTGGACTGCCTTTAAAAAAGCAGATTTTAGCCAAACAATTTTTGGACTCTCATATATGAAAGAGGAAGATTATGATCCACGCGCTTTTGAGGGATTAGTAGAGGCCCTTTATCATTCGGGGGCTCACATCATGGTAAAAGGTACTTCGGGTCGCCATAACGATGATAGTGCTACAAGTACAACATGGTTTATGAATTTTTATAAGATAGTATTAGAGCAAAATTTTGGGAGAAAGTTTTAA
- the secY2 gene encoding accessory Sec system protein translocase subunit SecY2, with protein MKKKLTSVIVKRVMWTISFLFIYVLGSRLTLPFVNVNDTNFLGGTTAFLAFSTAITGGNLRSLSLFSVGLSPWMSAMILWQMFSMSKKLGLGSLPLEVQDRRKMILTFVIALIQSLAITLNLPIQSGVSYGLVLTMNVLLLIAGTFFLVWLSDLNSLFGVGGSLVILMSSMVSSMPENILKSIKELQVGPLLIVALLMLSVVFLAIAVRVQRARYRILVNKIMIHNRFKRYSYLDIQLNPAGGMPFMYAMSFVSIPQYFLMLLQVIFPNASWIQDWIGQFAIGRPVWLYTYIVVLFILGLAFSFINMNGEEIAEKMKKSGEYIYNIYPGEETSRYINWLILRFAVIGSTYTVLMAGLPMLIVLYDPRYMQLTMLPGLFFIFNGMVFNIKEEIDALTLNENYRQLLEIDS; from the coding sequence TTGAAGAAAAAATTGACATCGGTCATCGTTAAAAGAGTCATGTGGACGATTTCCTTCTTATTTATTTACGTTTTAGGAAGTAGATTGACCCTTCCCTTTGTAAACGTAAATGACACGAATTTTTTGGGTGGAACTACAGCTTTCTTAGCCTTTTCAACTGCTATAACAGGTGGTAATCTTCGGAGTCTTTCCCTATTTTCAGTTGGACTGTCTCCATGGATGTCGGCTATGATTTTATGGCAAATGTTTAGTATGTCTAAAAAACTTGGATTGGGGAGTTTACCACTAGAAGTTCAAGATCGACGAAAAATGATATTAACGTTTGTCATTGCTTTAATCCAATCATTAGCCATTACTCTAAATCTCCCTATTCAGTCAGGGGTGAGTTATGGGCTAGTCTTGACCATGAATGTTCTACTCTTGATTGCGGGCACCTTTTTCTTAGTCTGGTTATCAGATTTGAATTCTTTGTTTGGTGTCGGAGGGTCTCTAGTTATCTTGATGTCAAGTATGGTGTCTAGTATGCCAGAAAACATCTTAAAAAGTATCAAAGAATTACAAGTTGGTCCCTTATTGATTGTGGCTCTTTTGATGCTTTCAGTTGTATTTTTAGCGATTGCAGTTAGAGTTCAGAGAGCTCGTTATCGAATTCTGGTAAATAAGATTATGATACACAATCGCTTTAAACGTTATTCTTATTTGGATATACAGCTAAATCCTGCAGGAGGAATGCCTTTTATGTACGCCATGTCCTTCGTATCTATTCCGCAGTATTTTCTAATGTTACTCCAAGTTATTTTTCCAAATGCTTCCTGGATACAGGATTGGATAGGCCAATTTGCAATTGGACGCCCGGTCTGGCTGTATACATATATTGTGGTACTGTTTATATTGGGACTTGCTTTCTCTTTTATTAATATGAATGGAGAAGAAATTGCTGAGAAGATGAAAAAATCTGGGGAGTATATCTATAATATATATCCAGGAGAAGAAACAAGCCGGTATATCAATTGGTTGATCTTGCGTTTTGCAGTTATTGGTTCTACCTATACTGTTCTGATGGCAGGATTACCAATGTTGATTGTATTATATGATCCGCGCTATATGCAACTAACGATGCTTCCAGGTTTATTCTTTATTTTTAATGGAATGGTGTTTAATATCAAGGAAGAAATTGATGCCTTGACATTAAATGAGAACTATAGACAACTCTTAGAAATCGATTCATAA